In one Oncorhynchus gorbuscha isolate QuinsamMale2020 ecotype Even-year unplaced genomic scaffold, OgorEven_v1.0 Un_scaffold_592, whole genome shotgun sequence genomic region, the following are encoded:
- the si:dkey-163f14.6 gene encoding uncharacterized protein si:dkey-163f14.6 — MGALTGLLSALVALLWTLPPGSLGEECSSFRHVENGRTFFRYSGLYVAFTCNPGYKIHGYRTNSCVSGQWTREPPVCVESDMMRSWKQKEPTVPMPRIQSQNLAVLSALKNHLQLHYNTIANTASKPVLLANAPPKDPHTHLKDPHSIDRSTKAHHVEENLKDTRDLTDREGAPEKPTRPQASTSSSATTETITSTSSLLVAEGYWHQGASIAQTMQEDSLPRKGVLTGATQLEPGQGVTEPADVSSTNTQEPRPQRPTETSSTSFINSSNTTSHWVNGTDTFGHHIQVKETASLSDDDDDDGGETHRRNVTSPDRASNGSQDNETDTSDSHHSQANETSSSPLSGDDGETSRHNETSSYLSLNRSDQHLIKDATNTEELPRPVTLNRRPLCPYPPLPAHGTFYFRPVDNPGPRDYKHYIQYACYAGYTLAHGDIHSYCLQAGRWSGLTPVCLEVTPCALNNGGCSQLCSVNQEQAQCHCGPGFILLEDHRTCRDVDECVEGQQQQRCQQTCVNTFGSFRCSCPYGHTLAGDGRACVAECPAGYRKQPSTPIPGGNLSRKECVDINECEEPEVSVPGHRCQWKCVNLPGSHRCICPRGYKLSSDRHHCRGEMTTHPY, encoded by the exons ATGGGGGCTCTGACAGGGCTTCTCTCTGCACTAGTCGCTCTGCTATGGACCCTCCCTCcag GGTCATTGGGTGAGGAATGCAGTAGTTTCAGACACGTGGAGAACGGTAGAACATTCTTCCGTTACAGCGGGCTGTATGTAGCGTTCACCTGTAACCCTGGCTATAAGATCCATGGATATAGAACCAACAGCTGTGTGTCTGGACAGTGGACCAGGGAACCTCCCGTGTGTGTTG agtctgatatgatgagGTCATGGAAGCAGAAAGAGCCCACCGTCCCGATGCCCAGGATCCAGAGCCAGAACCTTGCCGTGCTGTCTGCTCTGAAGAACCACCTACAGCTTCACTACAATACCATCGCTAACACCGCCTCCAAGCCCGTGTTGCTGGCCAACGCACCACCTAAAGACCCCCACACCCACCTAAAAGACCCACACTCCATAGACCGCAGCACCAAAGCTCACCATGTGGAGGAGAATTTGAAAGACACCAGGGATCTAACAGACAGAGAAGGGGCCCCTGAGAAGCCCACTAGACCTCAggcctccacatcctcctctgcTACTACAGAGACCATTACTTCCACATCCAGCCTGCTGGTCGCTGAAGGGTATTGGCACCAGGGGGCCTCTATAGCCCAGACTATGCAGGAGGATTCATTACCCAGGAAGGGGGTGCTGACAGGGGCCACCCAGTTGGAGCCTGGCCAGGGCGTTACGGAGCCAGCAGATGTGAGCAGCACAAACACACAGGAGCCCCGTCCTCAGAGACCCACTGAGACCAGCTCCACAAGCTTCATCAACTCCAGCAACACCACCAGCCACTGGGTCAATGGAACAGACACGTTTGGTCATCACATCCAAGTGAAGGAGACTGCATCATTAtctgacgatgatgatgatgatggtggtgaaacTCATCGACGCAACGTGACCTCTCCGGATCGGGCATCAAACGGGTCACAGGACAATGAAACCGACACAAGTGACAGTCATCACAGTCAGGCGAACGAGACGTCATCGTCGCCATTGTCCGGCGATGATGGTGAAACGTCTCGACACAATGAGACCTCCTCGTATCTGTCTTTAAACAGGTCAGACCAGCATCTTATTAAGGATGCTACAAACACAGAGGAGCTGCCCAGGCCTGTGACCCTAAACAGGCGTCCGCTGTGCCCTTACCCTCCCCTGCCAGCTCATGGCACCTTCTACTTCCGTCCGGTAGACAACCCCGGTCCCCGGGACTACAAACACTACATCCAGTACGCCTGCTATGCAGGGTACACCCTGGCCCACGGGGATATCCACAGCTACTGTCTGCAGGCTGGACGGTGGAGTGGTCTCACCCCGGTCTGCTTGG aGGTGACCCCCTGCGCCCTGAACAACGGAGGCTGTTCCCAGCTGTGTAGTGTGAACCAGGAACAAGCTCAGTGTCACTGCGGACCAGGCTTCATCCTGTTAGAGGATCACCGTACCTGTAGAG ATGTGGATGAGTGTGTGGAGGGCCAGCAGCAACAGCGCTGCCAGCAGACCTGCGTCAACACCTTCGGCTCGTTCCGCTGCTCTTGCCCCTACGGACACACCCTGGCTGGGGACGGAAGGGCCTGTGTGGCTGAGTGTCCCGCAGGGTACAGGAAACAACCCTCAACCCCGatacctggaggaaacctgtccaGAAAGGAGTGTGTAG ACATCAATGAATGTGAGGAGCCAGAGGTCAGTGTACCTGGACACCGGTGTCAGTGGAAGTGTGTGAACCTGCCTGGCTCCCACCGCTGTATCTGTCCCAGAGGCTACAAACTGTCCTCAGACAGACACCACTGCAGAGGTGAGATGACTACACAtccatactaa